The following proteins are co-located in the Bacillus pumilus genome:
- the glmU gene encoding bifunctional UDP-N-acetylglucosamine diphosphorylase/glucosamine-1-phosphate N-acetyltransferase GlmU translates to MDKRFAVILAAGKGTRMKSKLYKVLHPVCGKPMVEHVADEALKLSLAKLVTIVGHGAEDVKEQLGDRSEYALQEEQLGTAHAVKQAKSFLAQEKGTTIVICGDTPLLTAETMEAMLTEHQKHQAKVTILTAHADDPTGYGRIIRDETDAVVKIVEHKDANDAERQVNEINTGTYCFANEDLFRVIEQVSNENAQGEYYLPDVIEILKNEGQTVAAYQTPHFEETLGVNDRIALSQAEQFMKRRINHQHMKNGVTLIDPENTYISPDAVIGEDTIIYPGTVIKGNVKIGADATIGPNTEIVDSIIGDRTVIKQSVVCDSEVGVDVTIGPFAHIRPLSKIGDEVKIGNFVEIKKTVFGDRSKASHLSYIGDAEVGTDVNLGCGSITVNYDGKNKFITKIEDGAFIGCNSNLVAPVTVGKGAYVAAGSTVTEDVPQDALSIARARQVNKEDYVKNIHKK, encoded by the coding sequence ATGGATAAGCGGTTCGCAGTGATATTAGCAGCGGGAAAAGGAACGAGAATGAAGTCAAAGCTATACAAAGTACTTCATCCAGTTTGCGGAAAGCCAATGGTCGAGCATGTGGCAGATGAAGCGTTAAAGCTTTCTTTAGCCAAGCTTGTGACGATTGTCGGTCATGGAGCAGAGGACGTCAAGGAACAGCTTGGGGATAGAAGTGAATATGCACTTCAAGAAGAACAGCTGGGAACAGCACATGCCGTCAAACAAGCAAAGTCGTTCCTCGCGCAGGAAAAGGGAACAACCATTGTCATCTGTGGAGATACGCCATTATTGACAGCGGAAACAATGGAAGCCATGTTAACCGAGCATCAAAAACATCAAGCGAAGGTCACTATTTTAACAGCACATGCGGATGACCCAACAGGCTATGGCCGTATTATTCGTGACGAAACAGATGCTGTTGTGAAGATTGTGGAGCATAAAGATGCGAATGATGCAGAACGTCAAGTGAATGAAATTAATACAGGGACCTATTGCTTCGCAAATGAAGATCTCTTCCGTGTGATTGAGCAAGTGTCGAATGAAAATGCACAGGGCGAATACTATTTGCCAGATGTCATTGAAATTTTAAAGAATGAAGGACAAACAGTTGCAGCCTATCAAACACCGCATTTTGAAGAAACACTTGGAGTGAATGATCGTATTGCTCTATCACAAGCAGAGCAATTCATGAAGCGACGTATTAATCATCAGCATATGAAGAATGGTGTGACCTTGATTGATCCTGAGAACACGTATATCTCGCCAGATGCTGTCATCGGTGAAGATACAATCATTTATCCTGGGACGGTCATCAAAGGGAATGTAAAAATCGGTGCAGACGCCACCATTGGGCCGAACACTGAAATTGTTGATAGCATCATCGGAGATCGAACAGTGATTAAGCAATCTGTCGTCTGCGATAGTGAGGTAGGAGTAGATGTGACAATTGGGCCGTTTGCGCATATTCGCCCGTTGTCGAAAATTGGCGATGAAGTGAAGATCGGGAATTTTGTCGAAATCAAGAAAACGGTTTTCGGTGACCGCAGCAAAGCATCCCACCTAAGCTATATTGGAGATGCAGAGGTCGGCACTGATGTAAACCTTGGCTGTGGATCAATTACAGTCAACTATGATGGGAAGAACAAATTCATAACAAAGATTGAAGACGGCGCCTTTATTGGCTGTAATTCAAATCTCGTCGCACCAGTCACTGTCGGAAAAGGGGCATATGTTGCAGCCGGTTCAACGGTTACAGAAGATGTGCCGCAGGATGCATTGTCTATTGCTAGAGCAAGACAAGTCAATAAAGAAGATTATGTGAAAAATATTCATAAAAAATAA
- a CDS encoding ribose-phosphate diphosphokinase: MSNRYADANLKIFSLNSNPELAKEIADRIGVDVGKSSVKRFSDGEVQINIEESIRGCDCYVIQSTSAPVNEHIMELLIMVDALKRASAKTVNIVIPYYGYARQDRKAKPREPITAKLFANLLETAGATRVIALDLHAPQIQGFFDIPIDNLMAVPILTNYFEQKNLNDIVVVSPDHGGVTRARKMADRLKAPIAIIDKRRPKPNVAEVMNIIGNIEGKTAILIDDIIDTAGTITLAANALVENGATEVYACCTHPVLSGPAVERITNSKIKELVVTNSIHLTDDKKVEKIIPLSVGPLLAEAIIRVHEEESVSYLFS, encoded by the coding sequence ATGTCTAATCGTTATGCTGATGCGAATTTGAAGATATTCTCTTTGAATTCAAACCCTGAACTTGCTAAAGAAATTGCCGATCGTATCGGAGTTGATGTAGGAAAGAGCTCTGTTAAACGTTTTAGTGACGGTGAAGTCCAAATCAATATTGAAGAAAGTATTCGCGGCTGTGATTGTTATGTCATTCAATCAACAAGTGCGCCAGTTAATGAGCACATTATGGAACTTCTCATTATGGTTGATGCATTAAAACGTGCTTCTGCGAAAACTGTCAACATTGTGATCCCTTATTACGGATATGCACGTCAAGATCGTAAGGCAAAACCTCGTGAGCCAATCACTGCGAAGCTTTTTGCCAACTTACTTGAAACAGCTGGTGCTACACGTGTTATCGCACTAGATCTACATGCGCCGCAAATCCAAGGTTTCTTTGATATTCCAATCGATAACTTAATGGCTGTGCCAATCTTAACAAACTATTTCGAACAGAAAAACTTGAATGATATTGTCGTTGTGTCTCCTGACCACGGTGGTGTGACACGTGCGCGCAAAATGGCAGACCGCTTAAAAGCGCCAATCGCAATTATCGACAAACGTCGTCCGAAGCCAAACGTTGCTGAAGTGATGAACATCATCGGTAACATTGAAGGTAAAACGGCGATTCTGATTGATGATATCATTGATACAGCTGGTACCATTACACTGGCAGCAAATGCGCTTGTCGAAAATGGAGCGACTGAAGTGTATGCTTGCTGTACTCACCCAGTATTGTCTGGGCCAGCAGTAGAACGCATCACAAACTCTAAAATTAAAGAATTGGTTGTAACCAACAGTATTCACTTAACAGATGACAAGAAAGTAGAAAAAATCATTCCACTTTCAGTTGGGCCTTTGCTTGCAGAAGCCATCATCCGTGTGCATGAAGAAGAATCTGTGAGCTACCTTTTTAGCTAA
- the pth gene encoding aminoacyl-tRNA hydrolase — MIAFVGLGNPGREYETTRHNVGFMTIDELSKKWDIPLNQSKFHGQFGTGFVSGQKVLLVKPLTYMNLSGECVRPLLDYYDIPLEHLKVIYDDLDLPTGRIRLRTKGSAGGHNGIKSLIQHLGSPEFDRFRIGIGRPQNGMKVVDYVLGRFSEEEQPDIASAIQASVEACEAALTKPFLEVMNDFNKKV, encoded by the coding sequence ATGATTGCATTCGTTGGATTGGGTAATCCAGGAAGAGAATACGAAACAACAAGACATAATGTCGGGTTTATGACAATAGATGAATTATCAAAAAAATGGGACATCCCATTAAATCAATCAAAATTCCATGGACAATTTGGAACAGGGTTTGTTTCAGGGCAAAAGGTTCTACTTGTGAAGCCTCTTACATATATGAACTTATCAGGAGAATGCGTGCGTCCACTTTTGGATTACTATGATATTCCCCTTGAACATTTAAAAGTCATCTATGACGATCTTGATTTACCAACTGGGCGGATTCGTTTGCGTACTAAGGGAAGTGCAGGAGGGCATAATGGGATTAAGTCGTTGATTCAGCATTTAGGCTCACCTGAGTTTGACCGATTCCGCATCGGTATTGGCCGCCCGCAAAATGGCATGAAGGTCGTTGATTACGTACTAGGACGCTTCTCAGAAGAGGAACAGCCTGACATCGCATCAGCCATTCAAGCGTCTGTTGAAGCTTGTGAGGCGGCTTTAACAAAGCCATTTTTAGAAGTGATGAATGATTTCAACAAGAAGGTATAA
- a CDS encoding anti-sigma-F factor Fin family protein, translating into MALHYYCRHCGVKVGSLDESAVQSEALGFHHLTNEERNDMISYRENGDLHVQTICEDCQEALERNPDYHQYHTFIQ; encoded by the coding sequence ATGGCTTTGCATTATTACTGCCGGCACTGTGGTGTAAAGGTTGGCAGTCTAGATGAATCCGCTGTTCAAAGTGAAGCACTTGGATTTCATCACTTAACAAATGAGGAAAGAAACGATATGATTTCTTATAGGGAAAATGGTGATTTACATGTACAAACCATTTGTGAGGATTGCCAAGAGGCGCTCGAAAGAAATCCTGATTACCATCAGTATCATACTTTTATTCAATAA
- a CDS encoding 50S ribosomal protein L25/general stress protein Ctc, with protein MATLKANKRTDFKRSTLQKIRHSGHVPGVIYGKNTDNLAVSLDSIDLLKTLRDEGKNTIITLDVGGDTKSVMVTELQTDPLKNELVHADFQVVDLQREIDADVPVQLIGESKGVKDGGVLQQPLFELSVTAKPKDIPQHIEADITNLDVNDVLTVGDLPVQSTYQINNDPEEVVASILPPQQSEVPEPDSEEETQEPEAIKEKDNNGE; from the coding sequence ATGGCAACTTTAAAAGCAAATAAAAGAACTGATTTCAAACGTTCCACACTGCAAAAAATCCGTCATTCAGGACACGTTCCTGGTGTCATATACGGAAAAAACACAGACAACCTGGCTGTTTCATTAGACAGCATCGATTTATTAAAGACCTTACGTGATGAAGGGAAGAATACAATCATCACATTAGACGTGGGCGGCGATACAAAATCTGTGATGGTCACAGAATTACAAACAGATCCGCTGAAAAACGAGCTTGTTCACGCTGATTTCCAAGTGGTCGACTTACAGCGAGAAATTGATGCAGATGTACCTGTACAGCTGATTGGTGAGTCTAAAGGGGTAAAAGATGGCGGTGTACTTCAGCAGCCACTATTTGAATTATCCGTTACAGCAAAACCGAAGGATATCCCGCAACATATTGAAGCTGATATTACAAACTTAGATGTAAATGATGTACTAACAGTGGGTGATCTGCCTGTTCAGTCAACCTATCAAATAAATAACGATCCAGAAGAAGTCGTTGCATCCATTCTACCGCCTCAGCAATCCGAGGTTCCTGAGCCAGATAGCGAAGAGGAAACACAAGAACCTGAGGCTATTAAAGAAAAGGATAACAATGGAGAATAA
- the mfd gene encoding transcription-repair coupling factor, which yields MKNIQSFIKQSDDFQSIFNGLKEGLKEQLLAGLSGSVRSLFTAAISDELKRPMFIVTHNLYQAQKVTDDLASVISDRSVLLYPVNELIASEIAVASPELRAQRLDVLNRLANGENPIIVTPAAAVRRMLPPVELWKESQIHLKLGEEIDLEAFSKQLVQIGYDRTSMVAAPGDFSVRGGIIDIYALTEDHPIRIELFDTEVDSIRTFHSDTQRSLETLQEIKIGPAIELIVRGSERVRAIEQLDQGLAKSLKKFNSDQQKELLHQNISADREKLLEGIVTQEMTKYLSYFYEKPASLLDYTSQDTIIILDEISRIQEMEEQLEKEEADWTISLLEEGNILHDLSLSFPFQELINQQSRSILYYSLFLRHVQQTNPQNIVNVSSKQMQNFHGQMNVLASEIERYKKQHYTVVFLGADEERTEKLSSVLHDYDIEAALAKPDAELVSGQVYILQGELQTGFELPLSKIAVITEGELFKKRVKKQARKQKLTNAERIKSYSELQVGDYVVHINHGIGKYLGIETLEIGGIHKDYLNIHYQGSDKLYVPVEQIDQVQKYVGSEGKEPKLYKLGGSDWKRVKKKVESSVQDIADDLIKLYAEREASKGYAFSPDHEMQSQFESAFPYQETDDQIRSIHEIKQDMERERPMDRLLCGDVGYGKTEVAIRAAFKAIADGKQVALLVPTTILAQQHFDTIMDRFQDYPIKIAQLSRFRTRKETTETLKGLKNGTIDMVIGTHRLLSKDIVYKDLGLLIIDEEQRFGVTHKEKIKQMKANIDVLTLTATPIPRTLHMSMLGVRDLSVIETPPENRFPVQTYVVEYNGALVREAIERELARGGQVYFLYNRVEDIERKADEISMLVPDAKVSYAHGKMSENELESVMINFLEGESDVLVSTTIIETGVDIPNVNTLIVHDADKMGLSQLYQLRGRVGRSNRVAYAYFTYRKDKVLSEVAEKRLQAIKEFTELGSGFKIAMRDLTIRGAGNLLGAQQHGFIDSVGFDLYSQMLKEAIEERRGDTTAQEKFEPEIDLQIDAYIPDTYISDGKQKIEMYKQFRAIGSIEERKELQDEMIDRFGEYPQEVADLFTIATMKVYAVQERVELIKMEKGIVRLTLDEKESSEIDGQKLFELGSKYGRDIGLGMEGSKLIISVQTKGKKTGEWLEIVLSMLRGLQSVKKETIPSS from the coding sequence ATGAAAAACATACAATCATTTATCAAACAAAGTGATGATTTTCAGTCCATTTTTAATGGACTAAAAGAAGGGTTAAAAGAACAGCTGCTCGCCGGACTATCAGGCTCCGTCAGATCTTTATTTACAGCCGCCATATCAGACGAGCTAAAGCGGCCGATGTTTATTGTGACCCACAATTTGTATCAAGCGCAGAAGGTAACAGATGATCTAGCAAGTGTGATCTCGGATCGCTCGGTCCTTCTTTATCCTGTAAATGAACTCATTGCATCAGAGATCGCAGTTGCCAGCCCTGAGCTTAGAGCACAGCGTCTAGATGTCCTGAATCGACTTGCTAATGGAGAAAACCCCATTATCGTAACCCCGGCAGCTGCGGTGCGCAGAATGCTTCCGCCAGTCGAGCTCTGGAAGGAGAGTCAGATCCATTTAAAGCTCGGTGAAGAAATTGATTTGGAGGCGTTTTCAAAACAACTCGTGCAAATCGGTTATGACCGGACGTCTATGGTTGCTGCGCCCGGAGATTTTAGTGTGCGCGGAGGGATCATCGACATTTATGCGTTAACGGAAGATCATCCTATTCGTATTGAATTGTTTGATACAGAAGTTGACTCAATTCGGACCTTCCATTCTGATACTCAGCGTTCACTAGAAACGCTTCAAGAGATCAAGATTGGCCCGGCAATAGAGCTGATTGTGAGAGGTTCTGAACGCGTGAGAGCGATAGAACAGCTTGACCAAGGACTTGCGAAGAGCTTAAAGAAATTCAACTCTGATCAACAAAAAGAGCTGCTGCATCAGAATATTTCTGCTGATCGAGAGAAGCTGCTAGAAGGCATCGTCACACAGGAAATGACGAAGTACCTGTCCTATTTCTATGAAAAGCCTGCTAGTTTGCTAGATTACACATCGCAGGATACGATTATCATTCTAGATGAAATTAGCAGAATTCAGGAGATGGAAGAGCAGCTTGAAAAGGAAGAAGCTGATTGGACGATTAGTCTGCTTGAAGAAGGCAATATTCTTCATGATTTATCTCTTTCCTTCCCATTCCAAGAGCTAATCAATCAGCAATCGAGATCCATTCTGTACTATTCCTTGTTCTTGAGACATGTCCAGCAGACAAATCCGCAAAATATCGTCAATGTATCTAGTAAGCAAATGCAGAATTTCCATGGGCAGATGAATGTACTTGCGAGTGAAATTGAACGCTACAAAAAACAACATTACACGGTTGTCTTTTTAGGTGCGGATGAAGAGCGAACAGAGAAGCTGTCGTCTGTCTTACATGATTATGACATTGAAGCTGCTCTCGCTAAACCGGACGCTGAGCTTGTAAGCGGGCAAGTGTACATTTTACAAGGTGAGCTGCAAACAGGCTTTGAACTGCCATTATCAAAAATTGCAGTGATCACTGAAGGTGAGCTCTTCAAGAAACGTGTGAAGAAGCAGGCGCGTAAGCAAAAGCTGACCAACGCTGAGCGAATTAAGAGCTATTCAGAGCTTCAAGTCGGCGACTATGTGGTGCACATTAACCACGGGATCGGTAAGTATTTAGGAATCGAAACGCTTGAGATCGGCGGCATTCATAAAGATTATTTAAATATTCATTATCAAGGAAGCGACAAGCTTTATGTACCGGTTGAACAAATTGATCAGGTGCAGAAATACGTAGGATCAGAAGGAAAAGAACCAAAGCTGTACAAACTAGGCGGCAGTGACTGGAAACGCGTGAAGAAAAAAGTAGAATCTTCTGTTCAGGATATTGCAGATGATCTCATTAAGCTGTATGCAGAACGTGAGGCAAGCAAAGGGTATGCCTTCTCGCCTGATCATGAGATGCAGAGCCAGTTTGAATCTGCGTTCCCTTACCAGGAAACAGACGACCAAATTCGTTCTATTCACGAAATCAAACAAGACATGGAGCGAGAACGTCCGATGGATCGCCTGCTTTGTGGAGATGTGGGATATGGAAAAACAGAGGTGGCCATTCGTGCGGCCTTTAAAGCTATTGCTGACGGGAAGCAGGTTGCACTGCTTGTACCGACAACGATCTTAGCACAGCAGCATTTTGACACGATTATGGACCGATTCCAGGACTACCCTATCAAAATCGCTCAGCTTAGCCGTTTCCGTACGCGGAAAGAAACAACAGAAACGTTAAAAGGGCTGAAGAACGGAACCATTGATATGGTCATCGGGACACACCGACTTCTTTCAAAAGACATTGTTTACAAGGATTTAGGACTGTTGATCATTGACGAGGAACAGCGTTTTGGCGTCACGCATAAAGAGAAAATAAAGCAGATGAAAGCCAATATCGATGTACTGACATTAACGGCAACGCCAATCCCACGAACGCTTCATATGTCGATGCTTGGTGTACGAGACTTATCCGTTATTGAAACACCGCCTGAAAACCGTTTCCCTGTTCAAACCTATGTTGTAGAGTACAATGGTGCTTTAGTCAGAGAAGCGATCGAGCGAGAACTAGCTCGAGGCGGCCAAGTGTACTTCCTTTACAATCGTGTTGAGGATATTGAACGGAAAGCAGATGAAATCTCGATGCTTGTCCCAGACGCGAAAGTCAGCTATGCGCATGGGAAAATGAGTGAGAACGAGCTGGAATCGGTCATGATCAATTTTCTTGAAGGCGAATCAGATGTATTGGTCAGTACAACCATTATTGAAACGGGCGTCGACATTCCAAATGTGAACACGCTCATTGTACACGATGCTGATAAAATGGGGCTTTCTCAGCTGTACCAGTTAAGAGGACGAGTCGGCCGCTCGAATCGAGTTGCTTATGCTTATTTCACTTATCGAAAAGACAAAGTTCTTTCTGAAGTAGCGGAGAAAAGACTTCAGGCCATTAAAGAATTCACAGAGCTCGGATCAGGTTTTAAAATTGCGATGCGTGATTTAACGATTCGAGGAGCAGGGAATTTACTTGGTGCACAGCAGCATGGATTCATTGATTCTGTTGGATTCGATCTGTATTCTCAAATGCTGAAAGAAGCGATTGAAGAAAGAAGAGGCGACACGACAGCTCAAGAAAAATTTGAGCCGGAAATCGATCTGCAAATTGATGCCTACATCCCTGACACATATATTTCTGATGGCAAGCAAAAGATCGAGATGTATAAACAGTTTAGAGCCATTGGATCGATTGAAGAGCGAAAAGAGCTTCAGGATGAAATGATTGACCGATTCGGTGAATATCCGCAAGAAGTGGCTGATTTGTTCACGATTGCGACGATGAAGGTGTACGCTGTGCAGGAACGTGTCGAGCTGATCAAGATGGAGAAAGGCATTGTCAGACTCACCCTAGATGAGAAAGAAAGCAGTGAAATCGACGGTCAAAAATTATTTGAGCTTGGCAGTAAATATGGACGTGACATTGGCTTAGGAATGGAAGGCAGCAAGCTGATTATTTCTGTCCAGACGAAAGGGAAGAAGACCGGGGAATGGCTTGAGATCGTTCTTAGCATGCTTCGAGGCCTTCAAAGTGTGAAAAAAGAAACCATTCCATCTTCATAA